In uncultured Cohaesibacter sp., a genomic segment contains:
- a CDS encoding farnesyl diphosphate synthase has product MMSSPSAQPQTIETRLKACAEELAQKLERLLSDDPRGAEQYRPPRLLAAMRHGVLNGGKRIRPFLMIETARLLGYDHPGVLRAACALECVHSYSLIHDDLPAMDDDDLRRGKPTVHVAFDEATAILAGDSLLTIAFDIMADEKTHYKAEVRAELVRGLAQNAGIGGMAGGQCLDIASEGRNISEGEIRQLEQMKTGALLRFACEAGAMLAEASPKERAAVTRFGTIIGLAFQLADDLLDVTATSAQLGKTAGKDQKAAKATLVSLHGIEATRAELKVLIEEAESLLAPFGDRAATLAAIARFIAERKN; this is encoded by the coding sequence ATGATGTCGTCACCATCAGCACAGCCGCAAACGATCGAGACACGTCTGAAGGCCTGCGCCGAAGAGCTGGCGCAGAAACTGGAGCGGCTGCTGTCCGACGACCCCAGAGGTGCCGAGCAATATCGCCCGCCCCGGCTGCTTGCGGCCATGCGTCACGGCGTGCTGAACGGCGGCAAGCGCATCCGCCCCTTCCTGATGATCGAGACGGCCAGATTGCTGGGCTATGACCACCCCGGCGTGCTGCGGGCTGCCTGTGCGCTGGAATGCGTGCACAGCTACAGCCTGATCCATGACGATCTTCCGGCCATGGATGATGACGACCTGCGCCGCGGCAAGCCGACGGTGCATGTGGCCTTTGACGAGGCGACCGCCATTCTGGCTGGCGACAGCCTGCTGACCATCGCCTTCGACATAATGGCCGACGAGAAGACCCACTACAAGGCAGAGGTCCGCGCCGAACTCGTCCGGGGGCTCGCCCAGAATGCCGGCATCGGCGGCATGGCAGGTGGCCAGTGCCTCGACATCGCGTCTGAAGGCAGGAACATCTCCGAGGGGGAAATCCGCCAGCTTGAGCAGATGAAAACGGGGGCCCTGTTGCGCTTCGCCTGCGAGGCGGGTGCCATGCTGGCCGAGGCCAGCCCCAAGGAACGCGCAGCAGTCACCCGCTTTGGCACCATTATCGGCCTTGCCTTCCAGCTGGCCGACGATCTTCTGGATGTGACGGCCACCTCGGCCCAGTTGGGCAAGACCGCCGGCAAGGACCAGAAGGCAGCGAAAGCCACCCTCGTCAGCCTGCATGGCATCGAGGCCACCCGCGCCGAACTGAAGGTCCTCATCGAGGAAGCCGAATCCCTGCTCGCCCCGTTTGGCGACCGTGCCGCGACGCTGGCTGCAATCGCCCGCTTCATCGCCGAACGCAAGAACTGA
- the gcvA gene encoding transcriptional regulator GcvA — translation MLNYLPSLSALRAFEAAARHLSFTKAASELGVTQSAISRQMRSMEDLLGLRLFERTGTGLVLTEAGAVYAHKIRTKLQDIETATLELLAYRGQGGELTIACLPTLGARWLVPRLTKFTTAHPEILIQIVTKLEPFEFAGLDIDAAFHFGEGAWPNALTDEMMPEYVVPMAHPSLLGELKEVGLQELLLRHPLLQATSRPSLWSHWFSQKGLHHPNPHVGPRFEHFHMVIRAAASKMGIAVLPRLLAEEELASGELVQLDDQLTPSNGDYYFVYPQSKRASPNLQTFRTWVMREALSTKKKMNNQLLTAAARQPD, via the coding sequence ATGCTGAATTATCTTCCATCCCTTTCCGCTCTGCGCGCCTTTGAGGCAGCAGCCCGCCATCTCAGCTTCACCAAGGCGGCCAGTGAGCTGGGTGTCACCCAGAGTGCCATCTCTCGCCAGATGCGCTCGATGGAGGATCTGCTGGGCCTGCGTCTGTTCGAACGCACCGGTACCGGCCTCGTTCTGACAGAGGCCGGGGCCGTCTATGCCCACAAGATCCGCACCAAGCTGCAGGATATCGAAACGGCAACGCTGGAGCTGCTGGCCTATCGCGGTCAGGGGGGCGAGTTGACCATTGCCTGCCTGCCAACCCTTGGGGCCCGCTGGCTGGTGCCGCGACTGACCAAGTTCACCACGGCCCATCCCGAAATCCTCATCCAGATTGTCACCAAGCTCGAGCCATTCGAATTCGCCGGTCTCGACATCGATGCCGCCTTCCATTTCGGCGAAGGAGCCTGGCCGAACGCCCTGACAGACGAGATGATGCCCGAATATGTGGTGCCCATGGCCCATCCCAGTCTTCTGGGCGAGCTGAAGGAAGTCGGGCTGCAGGAATTGCTGTTGCGGCATCCGCTGTTGCAGGCCACCTCCCGCCCGTCGCTCTGGTCGCACTGGTTCAGCCAGAAGGGCCTGCACCACCCCAATCCCCATGTCGGGCCGCGCTTTGAGCATTTTCACATGGTCATCCGCGCCGCCGCCTCGAAGATGGGCATCGCCGTGCTGCCGCGACTTCTGGCCGAGGAAGAGTTGGCAAGCGGCGAACTGGTCCAGCTTGACGACCAGTTGACCCCGTCCAACGGCGACTATTATTTCGTCTATCCGCAGTCCAAGCGCGCCAGCCCCAACTTGCAGACCTTCCGCACATGGGTGATGCGCGAGGCGCTGAGCACCAAGAAGAAGATGAACAACCAGCTGCTGACAGCCGCCGCCAGACAGCCAGACTAG
- a CDS encoding carboxymuconolactone decarboxylase family protein produces the protein MTIDSLKSQMPEFAKDVKLNLSNIAGDESLSEQQKYGLMVACAIATRNPVIRGAFIAEATDKLSAEAMTAAKGAATMMGMNNVYYRFVHLASNKEYASLQAKLRMNFIGRPGVDKIDFELWSLAVSAINGCGMCIDSHEAVLRQGGMTSEQIQTAIRFAAIIQSAAIALEAA, from the coding sequence ATGACCATCGACAGCCTCAAATCCCAGATGCCAGAATTTGCCAAGGACGTGAAACTGAACCTGTCCAACATCGCCGGTGACGAAAGCCTCTCCGAACAGCAGAAATACGGCCTGATGGTCGCCTGCGCCATTGCCACCCGCAACCCGGTCATCCGGGGAGCCTTCATCGCGGAAGCTACCGACAAGCTCTCCGCTGAAGCCATGACCGCTGCCAAGGGCGCGGCCACCATGATGGGCATGAACAACGTCTACTACCGCTTCGTTCATCTGGCTTCCAACAAGGAATATGCCTCCCTGCAGGCAAAACTGCGCATGAATTTCATCGGTCGTCCGGGCGTTGACAAGATCGACTTCGAGCTCTGGAGCCTCGCCGTTTCCGCCATCAACGGCTGCGGCATGTGCATCGACTCCCACGAAGCCGTGCTGCGTCAGGGCGGCATGACCTCCGAACAGATCCAGACTGCGATTCGCTTTGCCGCCATCATCCAGTCTGCAGCCATTGCTCTGGAAGCCGCCTGA
- a CDS encoding ABC transporter substrate-binding protein, with product MMKSATKWALALSMAATLMTAGAQAARNDIILGIRLEPPHLDPTAGAAAAIDEITYANIFEGLTRIDEQGAVKPALAESWTISADGLTYDFKLHQGVKFHDGSDFDAEDVVFSLDRARGENSVNAQKALFEPIKSVTAKDKYTVEMTLKRPTGAMLFNLGWGDAVMVAPESADTNKSNPVGTGPFKLDKWIKGDSITLVRNPDYWGKPAKLEKATFKIVADAAASLAALMAGDVDAFPIFPAPEMLPQFENDPRFKVVIGTTEGETILATNNGVKPFDDIRVRKALAYAIDRQSLIDGAMFGYGTLIGSHFAPHNPAYLDLSHVYDYNPEKAKALLKEAGLENGFKARLFLPPTDYARRSGLIIASDLKKVGIELELINVEWAQWLSNVFKGKDYDLTIISHTEPMDIGIYARDDYYFNYKNEEFNAIIAKLNATTDDAERTDLLHQAQKKLNDDAVNGFLFQLAKTGVWNAKIKGLWANAPIQANDLTAVEWMD from the coding sequence ATGATGAAATCAGCAACCAAATGGGCTCTGGCCCTGTCGATGGCGGCAACGCTCATGACGGCAGGCGCGCAAGCGGCACGCAACGACATCATTCTGGGTATTCGCCTCGAACCCCCGCACCTGGACCCGACGGCAGGCGCCGCCGCGGCCATTGACGAGATCACCTATGCCAACATATTCGAAGGCCTGACACGCATTGACGAGCAGGGTGCGGTAAAACCGGCACTGGCCGAAAGCTGGACCATCTCGGCCGATGGCCTGACTTATGACTTCAAGCTCCATCAGGGTGTCAAATTCCACGATGGCAGCGATTTTGACGCAGAAGACGTGGTCTTCTCGCTTGACCGTGCTCGCGGCGAAAATTCCGTCAACGCCCAGAAGGCCCTGTTCGAGCCGATCAAAAGCGTCACCGCCAAAGACAAATACACCGTCGAGATGACGCTGAAGCGCCCGACCGGCGCCATGCTGTTCAATCTCGGTTGGGGCGATGCCGTCATGGTCGCTCCCGAGAGCGCAGACACCAACAAGAGCAATCCAGTCGGCACCGGCCCGTTCAAACTCGACAAATGGATCAAGGGCGATTCCATCACCCTCGTAAGGAACCCGGATTATTGGGGCAAGCCTGCGAAATTGGAAAAGGCAACCTTCAAGATCGTTGCCGACGCGGCAGCCAGCCTCGCCGCCCTGATGGCTGGCGATGTGGACGCCTTCCCGATTTTCCCGGCACCGGAAATGCTGCCCCAGTTCGAGAATGACCCGCGCTTCAAGGTCGTCATCGGCACCACCGAAGGGGAAACCATTCTGGCCACCAACAATGGTGTCAAACCCTTTGACGACATCCGCGTCCGCAAGGCGCTGGCCTATGCCATCGACCGTCAGTCACTGATTGATGGCGCCATGTTCGGCTATGGCACACTCATCGGCTCCCACTTCGCGCCCCACAATCCGGCCTATCTCGACCTGTCCCATGTCTATGACTACAACCCGGAAAAGGCCAAGGCCCTGCTCAAGGAAGCTGGACTGGAAAACGGCTTCAAGGCCCGCCTGTTCCTGCCACCAACCGACTATGCCCGTCGCTCGGGCCTGATCATCGCCTCGGACCTCAAGAAGGTCGGTATCGAGCTTGAACTGATCAACGTCGAATGGGCCCAGTGGCTGAGCAATGTCTTCAAGGGCAAGGACTATGACCTGACCATCATCTCGCACACCGAGCCGATGGACATCGGCATCTATGCCCGCGACGATTATTACTTCAACTACAAGAACGAAGAGTTCAACGCCATCATCGCCAAGCTCAATGCAACGACAGATGACGCCGAACGCACAGACCTGCTGCATCAGGCCCAGAAGAAGCTCAATGACGATGCGGTCAACGGCTTCCTGTTCCAGCTTGCCAAGACCGGCGTCTGGAACGCCAAGATCAAGGGCCTGTGGGCAAATGCCCCCATTCAGGCCAATGACCTAACCGCCGTAGAATGGATGGACTAA
- a CDS encoding thiamine pyrophosphate-binding protein has product MTLTTGATLLVDCLVEQGASTIFGVPGESYLSVLDAIYDAPTLRYVNARQEGGASMMADAWAKLTGEVGLCMVTRGPGATNASSGVHVAFQDSTPMILFIGQVASDQIEREAFQEIDYRRMFGQMAKWVAQIDDAARIPEYVARAYRTALSGRPGPVVLALPEDMLITEIEKPAVLPARAKPADSAPSAEAMRELEGLVSEAEHPFMIIGGGGWSEKAKEAVTLFAEQNGIPVGTSFRCQDYFPNTHPNFAGHVGIGIDPALAARIRQSDVLIVLGARLGEMTTSGYTLINTPVPSQTLIHIHADPEELGRVYQPTLAIAARHETMALMLGALGTIRKTGDHAWVRDANAGYQAFSAIPARKLPGDVQMAEIMKHVEANTPDNTVFTNGAGNYAIWLHRFIKYRGWRTQLAPTSGSMGYGMPAVVAAAIQDPSRPAICFAGDGCFQMTCQEFATAAQEGAPIKVIVVNNSMYGTIRMHQEREYPTRISGTALRNPDFAAMAAAMGGHAEKVLKTDEFPAAFARMMAHNGPALIEIITDPEALTPVKTITDFRTKS; this is encoded by the coding sequence ATGACGCTGACAACAGGCGCAACCCTTCTGGTGGATTGCCTCGTAGAACAGGGTGCCTCAACCATCTTTGGCGTTCCGGGAGAAAGCTATCTTTCAGTCCTTGACGCCATCTACGACGCCCCGACCCTTCGCTACGTCAACGCCCGTCAGGAAGGCGGCGCCTCGATGATGGCCGATGCCTGGGCCAAGCTGACCGGCGAGGTCGGCCTGTGCATGGTTACCCGTGGCCCCGGCGCCACCAACGCCAGCTCCGGCGTGCATGTGGCCTTTCAGGATTCCACCCCGATGATCCTGTTCATCGGCCAGGTCGCCAGCGACCAGATCGAGCGCGAGGCCTTTCAGGAAATAGACTACCGCCGCATGTTCGGCCAGATGGCCAAGTGGGTCGCCCAGATCGATGACGCCGCCCGCATCCCCGAATATGTCGCCCGCGCCTATCGCACGGCCCTGTCCGGCCGCCCCGGCCCGGTGGTTCTGGCCCTGCCGGAAGACATGCTGATCACCGAGATAGAAAAGCCTGCGGTTCTGCCAGCCAGGGCAAAACCGGCGGACAGCGCCCCGTCAGCCGAAGCCATGCGCGAGCTGGAAGGTCTGGTCTCGGAAGCCGAACACCCCTTCATGATCATCGGCGGTGGTGGATGGTCTGAGAAGGCCAAGGAGGCCGTGACCCTGTTTGCCGAGCAGAATGGCATTCCTGTTGGCACCTCCTTCCGCTGTCAGGACTATTTCCCCAACACCCACCCGAACTTTGCCGGTCACGTGGGCATCGGCATCGACCCGGCCCTTGCCGCCCGGATCAGGCAGAGCGATGTCCTCATCGTGCTGGGGGCTCGCCTTGGTGAAATGACCACCTCCGGTTACACCCTCATCAACACCCCGGTCCCGAGCCAGACGCTGATCCATATCCACGCCGATCCGGAAGAGCTGGGCCGCGTCTACCAGCCAACCCTTGCCATTGCGGCCCGCCATGAAACCATGGCCCTGATGCTCGGCGCGCTCGGCACGATCCGCAAGACCGGCGACCACGCATGGGTGAGAGATGCCAACGCAGGCTATCAGGCCTTCAGCGCCATCCCGGCACGCAAGCTGCCCGGCGATGTGCAGATGGCCGAAATCATGAAACATGTGGAAGCCAATACGCCGGACAATACGGTCTTCACCAACGGCGCGGGCAACTATGCCATCTGGCTGCACCGTTTCATCAAATATCGCGGCTGGCGCACCCAGCTTGCCCCCACCTCCGGTTCCATGGGCTATGGCATGCCTGCCGTGGTGGCCGCAGCCATTCAGGATCCCTCCCGCCCGGCCATCTGCTTTGCCGGGGATGGCTGTTTCCAGATGACCTGTCAGGAATTTGCCACCGCCGCACAGGAAGGCGCGCCCATCAAGGTGATTGTCGTCAACAACTCCATGTATGGCACCATCCGCATGCATCAGGAACGCGAATACCCGACCCGCATCTCCGGCACCGCCCTTCGTAACCCGGACTTTGCAGCCATGGCGGCAGCAATGGGCGGCCACGCGGAAAAGGTCCTCAAGACGGATGAGTTCCCGGCAGCCTTTGCCCGCATGATGGCACACAACGGTCCGGCCCTCATTGAGATCATCACCGATCCTGAGGCTCTGACGCCGGTGAAAACCATCACGGATTTCCGCACCAAAAGCTGA
- a CDS encoding peroxiredoxin codes for MLGIGDKLPEFSVTGVKPGFNEIVEDGVEAFETLTEKSFEGKWKVIFFYPKDFTFVCPTEIAEFARLNGEFEDRDAVVMGGSTDNEFVKLAWRRDHPDLNKLPIWSFADTRGDLVDGLGIRHPDGVAYRYTYVVDPDNTIQHVYATNLNVGRNPKDTLRVLDALQTDELCPCNREIGGATLVG; via the coding sequence ATGCTTGGCATTGGTGATAAACTTCCTGAATTTTCCGTAACCGGCGTAAAACCTGGCTTTAACGAAATCGTAGAAGACGGCGTGGAAGCATTTGAAACCCTCACCGAAAAGAGCTTCGAAGGCAAATGGAAGGTGATCTTCTTCTACCCGAAAGACTTCACTTTTGTCTGCCCGACCGAAATTGCTGAATTCGCTCGCCTGAACGGAGAATTCGAAGACCGTGACGCTGTCGTCATGGGCGGTTCCACCGACAACGAATTCGTCAAGCTTGCATGGCGCCGCGATCATCCGGATCTCAACAAGCTGCCGATCTGGAGCTTTGCCGACACCCGTGGCGATCTGGTCGACGGCCTTGGCATCCGCCATCCGGACGGCGTAGCCTACCGCTACACCTATGTTGTCGATCCGGACAACACCATCCAGCATGTCTATGCAACCAACCTTAACGTTGGCCGCAACCCGAAAGACACCCTGCGTGTTCTCGATGCGCTGCAGACAGACGAACTGTGCCCATGCAACCGCGAAATCGGCGGTGCAACACTGGTCGGCTAA
- the ispG gene encoding flavodoxin-dependent (E)-4-hydroxy-3-methylbut-2-enyl-diphosphate synthase produces MSVQTSPFLTAPLPRRMTHAVKVGSVIVGGGQPIVVQSMTNTDTADVDSTVAQVAALHRAGSELVRITVDRDEAAKAVPHIKERLLRLGIDVPLVGDFHYIGHKLLSENPDCAEALDKYRINPGNVGFKDKRDKQFSTLIELANHYDKPVRIGVNWGSLDQELLTRLMDENSVSETPLPAQQVMHEAIIQSALLSAERAEELGMGADKIILSAKVSQVQDLIAVNTELSRRSDYALHLGLTEAGMGTKGIVASAASMALVLQQGIGDTIRVSLTPEPGGDRTREVQVAQELLQCMGFRSFIPIVAACPGCGRTTSTVFQELAQAIQNDIRENMPVWREKYPGVEALNVAVMGCIVNGPGESKHADIGISLPGTGESPSAPVFVDGEKVATLRGANIAEDFHQMVLDYIEKRFGQA; encoded by the coding sequence ATGTCTGTTCAAACGTCTCCGTTTCTGACCGCGCCACTGCCGCGCCGCATGACCCATGCGGTCAAGGTCGGGTCCGTCATCGTTGGTGGCGGGCAGCCGATCGTGGTGCAGTCCATGACCAATACGGACACGGCCGATGTGGACAGCACAGTGGCCCAGGTGGCCGCGCTTCACCGGGCTGGCTCCGAGCTGGTGCGCATCACGGTGGACCGGGACGAGGCGGCAAAGGCTGTACCCCATATCAAGGAGCGCCTGTTGCGGCTTGGCATCGATGTGCCGCTGGTGGGAGACTTCCACTATATCGGCCACAAGCTGCTGAGCGAAAACCCGGACTGTGCCGAAGCGCTCGACAAATATCGGATCAATCCGGGCAATGTCGGCTTCAAGGACAAGCGCGACAAGCAGTTTTCGACCCTCATCGAGTTGGCCAATCACTATGACAAGCCGGTGCGGATCGGGGTCAACTGGGGCTCGCTGGATCAGGAGCTGTTAACCCGCCTGATGGATGAAAACTCGGTGAGCGAAACGCCGCTACCAGCCCAGCAGGTCATGCATGAGGCGATCATCCAGTCTGCCCTGCTGTCTGCCGAACGGGCCGAAGAGTTGGGCATGGGGGCTGACAAGATCATTCTCTCGGCCAAGGTTTCACAGGTACAGGATCTGATCGCCGTCAATACCGAGCTGTCGCGCCGTTCCGACTATGCCTTGCATTTGGGGCTGACCGAGGCGGGCATGGGCACCAAGGGCATCGTGGCCTCGGCTGCGTCCATGGCGCTGGTGCTGCAGCAGGGCATTGGCGACACCATACGTGTCTCGCTGACGCCGGAGCCGGGCGGCGACCGCACCCGCGAGGTGCAGGTGGCGCAGGAGCTGCTGCAATGCATGGGCTTCCGGTCGTTCATTCCCATTGTCGCGGCCTGTCCGGGCTGTGGCCGGACCACGTCGACGGTGTTCCAGGAGCTGGCTCAGGCGATCCAGAATGACATTCGGGAAAACATGCCGGTCTGGCGCGAGAAATACCCCGGCGTCGAGGCGCTCAATGTTGCCGTGATGGGCTGTATCGTCAACGGGCCGGGCGAATCCAAACATGCCGATATCGGCATTTCCCTGCCCGGGACCGGAGAGTCGCCCTCTGCACCGGTGTTTGTGGATGGTGAAAAGGTCGCGACCCTGCGCGGTGCCAATATCGCCGAGGATTTCCACCAGATGGTGCTCGACTATATCGAGAAGCGCTTCGGTCAGGCCTAG
- a CDS encoding acyl-CoA dehydrogenase produces the protein MGAKPAFTWDDPFLFRQQLSEEERMIMDAARAFCDDRLMPRVLEANRHERFDVAIMREMGEQGFLGPTISEDYGCAGVNHVAYGLIAREIERVDSGYRSAMSVQSSLVMHPIHAYGTKEQKQTYLPKLATGELIGCFGLTEPDHGSDPGSMITRATSVDGGYVLTGAKMWITNSPIADIAIVWAKSDAHGGKIKGFIVSASAKGFSAPKIEGKMSLRGSTTGEIVLDNVFVPEDHLLPDAEGLAGPFGCLNKARYGIAWGVLGAAEFCWHAARQYTLDRKQFGRPLAQTQLVQLKLADMQTEITLGLQAALRVGRLMDEGNCPVENVSLIKRNNAGKALAIARTARDMHGGNGISDEFHIMRHMVNLESVNTYEGTHDIHALILGRAQTGLQAFF, from the coding sequence ATGGGCGCGAAACCGGCTTTTACCTGGGATGACCCCTTTCTTTTTCGCCAGCAACTGAGCGAGGAAGAACGCATGATCATGGATGCGGCACGCGCCTTTTGCGATGACCGATTGATGCCCCGCGTGCTCGAGGCGAACCGGCACGAGCGCTTCGATGTGGCCATCATGCGGGAAATGGGCGAACAGGGCTTTCTCGGTCCGACCATCTCGGAAGACTACGGCTGCGCCGGTGTCAACCATGTCGCCTACGGCCTGATCGCACGGGAAATCGAGCGCGTCGATTCGGGCTACCGCTCGGCCATGTCGGTGCAGTCCTCGCTGGTCATGCACCCAATCCATGCCTATGGCACAAAGGAGCAGAAACAGACCTATCTGCCCAAACTGGCAACCGGCGAGCTGATCGGCTGCTTTGGCCTCACCGAACCGGACCACGGCTCCGACCCCGGCTCGATGATCACCCGCGCAACGAGCGTCGATGGTGGCTATGTGCTGACCGGTGCCAAAATGTGGATCACCAATTCCCCGATCGCCGACATCGCCATCGTCTGGGCCAAGTCCGACGCCCACGGCGGCAAGATCAAGGGCTTTATCGTTTCCGCCAGCGCCAAGGGCTTTTCGGCCCCCAAGATCGAGGGCAAGATGAGCCTGAGGGGTTCGACCACCGGCGAAATCGTGCTCGACAATGTCTTTGTGCCCGAAGACCACCTGCTGCCCGATGCCGAGGGGCTTGCCGGTCCGTTCGGCTGTCTCAACAAGGCCCGCTACGGCATCGCGTGGGGCGTGTTGGGTGCGGCTGAATTCTGCTGGCATGCGGCCCGACAATATACCCTCGACCGCAAGCAGTTCGGCCGCCCACTGGCCCAGACCCAGCTCGTCCAGCTCAAGCTCGCCGACATGCAGACCGAGATCACCCTTGGCCTGCAGGCTGCCCTGCGCGTCGGGCGCCTGATGGATGAGGGCAACTGCCCGGTCGAGAATGTCTCGCTGATCAAGCGCAACAATGCCGGCAAGGCGCTGGCCATCGCCCGCACCGCCCGAGACATGCATGGCGGCAACGGTATTTCCGACGAGTTTCACATCATGCGTCACATGGTCAATCTGGAAAGCGTGAACACCTATGAGGGAACCCATGACATTCACGCCCTGATCCTCGGGCGCGCCCAGACCGGCCTGCAGGCCTTTTTCTAG
- a CDS encoding Fur family transcriptional regulator — protein MIELRPHDHGFCIERVLSDAKAICAEKGVRLTDQRQSVLRILAASHVPASAYDILNQLNKERKEKGEAMLAPVSIYRALDFLLQHGIIHRIESRNAYVACNESPNGHHSHDEATIFLLCDQCGRAAEFQSKSLGGLIETIAGKARFSPNAPVMEIRGLCEECQKLQNDA, from the coding sequence ATGATCGAACTGAGACCGCATGACCACGGCTTCTGCATCGAACGTGTTCTCAGTGATGCCAAAGCCATTTGTGCGGAAAAGGGAGTGCGTCTGACCGATCAGCGTCAGTCCGTGTTGCGGATTCTGGCGGCAAGCCACGTGCCGGCCAGCGCCTATGACATTCTCAATCAGCTTAACAAAGAGCGCAAGGAGAAGGGTGAGGCGATGCTGGCGCCGGTGTCTATCTACCGGGCGCTGGATTTTCTCCTGCAGCATGGCATCATCCATCGGATCGAGAGCCGCAACGCCTATGTTGCCTGCAACGAAAGCCCCAATGGTCACCACAGTCACGATGAGGCAACAATTTTCCTGCTCTGCGACCAGTGTGGCCGGGCGGCGGAATTTCAGTCCAAAAGCCTTGGCGGGCTTATCGAGACCATCGCTGGTAAGGCCCGCTTCAGCCCCAATGCGCCGGTCATGGAAATCCGTGGCCTCTGTGAAGAATGCCAGAAATTGCAAAATGATGCCTGA
- a CDS encoding Rrf2 family transcriptional regulator: MRLTQQANYSVRILMYCAAKKDEFAKVSEIAQVFGISEYHLFKILPILVSNGFITTHRGRNGGLKLAKEPADITLGQIIRAAEENFHLADCFDEGSYDCPLLSMCDFNQALNDALESFLKALDKYTLADLTAKEGDMRSLLNIAEIQTA, encoded by the coding sequence ATGAGACTGACCCAGCAGGCCAATTATTCTGTGCGCATTCTGATGTATTGCGCTGCAAAGAAAGACGAATTTGCCAAGGTCAGCGAAATCGCTCAGGTCTTCGGGATTTCGGAATATCACCTGTTCAAGATTCTGCCGATTCTGGTGTCCAACGGGTTTATCACCACGCACCGTGGCCGCAACGGCGGCCTGAAGCTGGCCAAAGAGCCGGCGGACATCACACTGGGCCAGATTATCCGTGCTGCCGAAGAGAATTTCCATCTGGCAGACTGCTTTGATGAAGGCAGCTATGATTGCCCCCTGTTGTCGATGTGCGATTTCAATCAGGCGCTGAATGATGCGCTGGAATCCTTCCTCAAGGCGCTCGACAAATACACGCTGGCAGACCTGACTGCCAAGGAAGGGGACATGCGCAGCCTGCTCAACATCGCCGAGATCCAGACTGCCTGA
- a CDS encoding helix-turn-helix domain-containing protein has translation MVIPRPGKPVRGSHSGAPVMAAFDLLGRRWAMGIIWHLNEGPATFRALQEQCETISPSILNSRIKDLFEAGLIDKTPQGYALTALGHDLFVLLKPLADWSCRWAETLSDESEA, from the coding sequence ATGGTAATACCACGCCCCGGAAAGCCGGTTCGGGGCTCCCACAGTGGGGCCCCGGTCATGGCCGCATTCGATCTCCTCGGACGCCGCTGGGCCATGGGGATCATCTGGCACCTCAATGAGGGACCTGCGACCTTCAGGGCTTTGCAGGAACAGTGCGAAACCATCTCTCCCTCGATTCTCAACAGCCGCATCAAGGATCTCTTTGAGGCCGGTCTCATCGACAAGACGCCGCAGGGCTACGCTTTGACGGCGCTTGGCCACGACCTCTTTGTGCTGCTCAAACCGCTTGCCGACTGGTCCTGCCGCTGGGCCGAAACGCTTTCGGACGAGAGCGAGGCGTGA
- the dmpI gene encoding 4-oxalocrotonate tautomerase DmpI yields the protein MPVITMTLGADQIDQKQKNEFISSVTQSAARITNIPEQSFIVFIEQLDPDNVGVGGLSLTEKRKRA from the coding sequence ATGCCAGTCATCACCATGACGCTGGGTGCCGACCAGATCGACCAGAAGCAGAAGAATGAATTCATCAGCAGCGTGACCCAAAGCGCCGCCCGCATCACCAATATTCCCGAGCAATCCTTCATCGTGTTCATCGAGCAGCTTGACCCGGACAATGTCGGCGTTGGCGGGCTCTCGCTCACTGAAAAGCGCAAACGCGCCTAG